A DNA window from Brassica napus cultivar Da-Ae chromosome A4, Da-Ae, whole genome shotgun sequence contains the following coding sequences:
- the LOC106447655 gene encoding protein OCTOPUS-like, with product MNPTHNNPVAASALAPPQPHRPSTSCDRHPEERFTGFCPSCLFERLSVLDISTVASSSSRKPPSSSSSAAALKAIFKPSSSSSSSFPELRRTKSFSARKNEALFSLGAFEPQRRSCDVRVRNTLWSLFNEDAERIKEGALTVKEGALTVKEGTLTVNREINLETRKPKSPVFEEGIDCGKKLKEQRSVIDEIIEEEEETEEKEKEKVKEHMELNPQTTAKKPTRSFWSAASVLSKKLQKWRQKQKLKKSAAALPVEKSAVRQLRDTQSEVAEYGYGRRSCDTDPRFSIDAGRFSLDAGRVSVDDPRYSFDEPRASFDGYMIGRAAAAAAPPRMPSMLSVVEDSPVSNLVPVEEPPPPPRTPPESVVPGGSEQTREYYNDSSSRRRKSLDRSSSTRKISASIISEIDELKLSGSNTKVSPPRDREVKDSALRSHSRSHSSSLRGDCSVENLEVESSKKGTTKKSKRWSWNIFGMLHRKNEKRFEEGRGSVDRTFSGSWNVEARNGFDPKMMRSNSSVSWRSSAPGSGGFHRNSVDGYVSGKKKVSSSSSSVGRKVENGVLKFNLTPSKGRRTGSMDSTSRPVPAAHPLARNVMNFY from the coding sequence ATGAATCCTACCCACAACAACCCAGTCGCAGCTTCAGCACTAGCTCCGCCGCAGCCTCACCGTCCTTCCACCTCCTGCGATCGTCACCCGGAGGAGCGTTTCACCGGATTCTGCCCCTCTTGCCTCTTCGAGCGTCTCTCCGTTCTAGACATCAGCACCGTCGCGTCCTCTTCCTCCAGAAAACCGCCGtcgtcctcctcctccgccgcagCTCTCAAAGCAATCTTCAAGccgtcttcttcctcctcctcctccttcccgGAACTTCGGAGGACGAAATCGTTCTCGGCGAGAAAGAACGAAGCTTTATTCTCTCTGGGCGCGTTTGAGCCGCAGAGGAGGTCGTGCGATGTTAGAGTAAGGAACACTCTCTGGTctctgttcaacgaagacgccGAGCGTATAAAGGAGGGAGCTTTAACGGTAAAGGAGGGAGCTTTAACGGTAAAGGAGGGAACTTTAACGGTCAATCGTGAGATTAATCTCGAAACTAGAAAGCCCAAGTCCCCTGTTTTCGAGGAGGGCATTGATTGTGGGAAGAAGTTAAAGGAACAGAGAAGCGTAATCGACGAGATcatcgaagaagaagaggaaacagaggagaaggagaaggagaaggtgaAAGAGCACATGGAGTTGAATCCTCAGACGACGGCGAAGAAACCCACCAGGAGTTTCTGGTCGGCGGCGTCGGTTTTGAGCAAGAAGCTacagaaatggagacaaaagcAGAAGCTTAAGAAGAGCGCCGCCGCATTACCGGTGGAGAAGTCAGCCGTGAGGCAGCTCAGAGACACTCAGTCCGAAGTAGCGGAGTACGGCTACGGGCGGAGATCGTGCGACACGGATCCGAGATTCTCAATCGACGCCGGAAGATTCTCTCTTGACGCCGGTAGGGTTTCGGTGGACGACCCTCGCTACTCGTTCGACGAGCCGCGCGCTTCTTTCGACGGGTATATGATCGGGAgagcggcggcggcggcggctcCGCCGCGAATGCCGTCAATGTTATCAGTCGTGGAGGATTCTCCGGTTAGTAATCTTGTTCCGGTGGAagagccaccaccaccaccgcgaaCGCCACCAGAGAGTGTTGTCCCTGGTGGATCTGAACAGACGCGAGAGTACTACAACGACTCGTCTTCACGGCGGAGGAAGAGTCTGGACCGTTCTAGCTCCACAAGGAAGATATCAGCTTCAATCATCTCCGAGATCGATGAACTGAAACTGTCGGGTTCCAACACTAAAgtgtctcctcctcgagacagAGAGGTAAAGGACTCGGCTTTACGTTCCCATTCGCGTTCACATTCGAGTTCACTGAGGGGAGACTGCTCCGTTGAGAACTTGGAGGTGGAGTCCAGCAAGAAAGGGACTACTAAGAAGTCTAAGAGATGGAGTTGGAACATATTTGGGATGCTTCATAGGAAAAATGAGAAGAGATTCGAAGAAGGAAGAGGCAGTGTTGATAGAACGTTCTCAGGGTCGTGGAATGTAGAAGCTAGAAATGGGTTTGATCCGAAGATGATGAGGAGCAATAGTAGTGTGAGTTGGAGAAGTTCAGCTCCTGGAAGTGGAGGGTTTCACCGGAACAGTGTTGATGGATACGTTAGTGGTAAGAAGAAGgttagtagtagtagtagtagtgtTGGGAGAAAGGTTGAGAATGGTGTGTTGAAGTTTAACTTGACGCCTAGTAAAGGAAGGCGAACAGGAAGCATGGATTCGACGAGCCGGCCGGTTCCGGCTGCTCATCCGCTGGCTAGAAATGTCATGAATTTTTACTGA